A DNA window from Vigna unguiculata cultivar IT97K-499-35 chromosome 10, ASM411807v1, whole genome shotgun sequence contains the following coding sequences:
- the LOC114165067 gene encoding eukaryotic translation initiation factor 4G-like isoform X2, whose amino-acid sequence MSFNQSKVEKNDVVYRRNGRSSTFNQQRGSYGKAGGDGGGIAPSNNSLSTARSFNKKSNNAQGGQSRLNPSQGNSTESNNASAARIISNGIHLHGAPDGPITKSSESSAGHKSTGIVPKAETASLPPLISDPVLPTSLAKGDDESKAFPFQFGSIVPGVINGMAIPARTSSAPPSFDKQKPDQALDDSDKSVSSDPIPPVPKQQNSHEKDAGVNEQSNIEEIKANKDSEVSNLTSVNQISKPFVAPVTGISMSTSYHQSQAPLQFGGANPQIQSQGMTTTSIQMPIPMPLPIGNATQVQQPVFIPGLQPHPMHPQGIMHQGQNISYSPQMGNQLGNMGIGIGCQYPQQQGGKFAGPRKTTHVKITHPETHEELRLDKRMDAYSNGGSSGVRPHPIIPSQSQPVKSFPASHPMNYFSSNSYNTNSPYYPPNSLPLTSGPMTPNCQPPTFNFPLHHGPQGVSFMNLSSQGSLPTNKTSTPTGITSMTIKPNGTTTIVDSSLSNSCIADVQNGESPGSTISSETFSEVSPQRAKFSSDFVADVSSNEGGRESLGISNSLKDKNPGKKDQISQNQVSVRSPTMDTILSGVVDQDISDVGLSNALGIKKNNSAAITIEDLPRSDTTSTGVEVVTNGSVEASAYASVEGCGAQAIDKVHNQMPDKTYKLVEDLQSTDLPKATLKHVKNDSENVDVESGTKDRPIIEPNKMKNTSKGKKKRREILQKADAAGSTSDLYNAYKGPGEKRDVLSSENKESVTTSLSMKQFDVGQSDIKASEKCDHNKVELDDWEDVAEMSTPKLEVHDISQNVGDGHGSTTKKYSRDFLLKFVEQCIDLPEGFEITADIGALMNANVGGSHIFERDSHPSPGRAVGGLSRMDRRGDVVMEDDRWNKVSGSFRGRGPEGTGGNSGFRFGHGGNFGVLRSPRAQTPLQYGGGILSGPMQSGGNQGGRNNPNGERWQRSASYQQRGLIPSPNQTPLQIMHKAENKYEVGKVTDVEEVKQRQLKAILNKLTPQNFDKLFEQVKEVNIDNAITLIGVISQIFEKALMEPTFCEMYANFCLHLASELPDFSEDNEKITFKRLLLNKCQEEFERGEREEEEANKADEGEVKQSTEEREERRVKARRRMLGNIRLIGELYKKKMLTERIMHECIKKLLGQYQDPDEENIEALCKLMSTIGEMIDHPKAKEHMDAYFERMKLLSINMNLSSRVRFMLKDAIDLRKNKWQQRRKVEGPKKIEEVHRDAAQERQSHGGRSNRGPGNNQSSRRNPIDFSPRVPSSNSQMGGLCGLPTQARGYGGSQDAQFEEQQSYEAKTLSVPLPQRSLGDDSITLVPQGGLARGMSMRGSTTISNLPMSDVVPLPRDPHIMTAGLNAQNNSSERTQYNSMEDLGSRHGTNRSLGPSTHDQSIAPEHNVNHGNRNLRSVSPAAQLQGSIISQNAYSDKILSEEQLRDMSLSAIREYYSARDENELVLCVKDLNSPSFYPSMVSLWVTDSFERKDTERDLLTKLLINLVKSQHHTLNQVQLIKGFESVLCTLEDVVNDAPRAAEFLGRIFAKIIIEKVATFTEIAQLIHDGGEEPGSLLEIGLAGDVLGSTLEVIQNEKGDVLLNEILSGSSNFQLKTFQPPNAKISRKLEKFI is encoded by the exons ATGTCCTTCAATCAATCAAAGGTGGAAAAGAACGACGTCGTTTACAGAAGAAACGGACGATCCTCCACCTTTAACCAGCAAAGAGGTTCCTACGGCAAAGCTGGTGGCGATGGCGGTGGAATCGCGCCGTCAAACAATTCGTTATCCACTGCCCGAAG TTTTAACAAGAAGTCTAATAATGCACAAGGTGGGCAATCTAGGCTAAATCCTTCCCAGGGAAATTCAACGGAGTCAAATAATGCATCTGCTGCCCGGATCATTAGTAATGGTATCCACTTACATG GTGCACCAGATGGACCAATTACAAAGTCATCTGAATCATCAGCTGGGCATAAGAGCACTGGAATTGTTCCAAAGGCTGAAACTGCTTCATTGCCCCCTTTAATTTCTGATCCAGTACTTCCCACAAGCCTTGCTAAGG GAGATGATGAGTCTAAGGCATTCCCCTTTCAATTTGGATCCATTGTTCCTGGTGTCATTAATGGGATGGCA ATTCCTGCTCGTACAAGTTCAGCTCCTCCTAGTTTTGATAAGCAGAAGCCTGATCag GCTCTTGATGACTCTGACAAATCTGTGTCTTCGGATCCAATTCCTCCTGTTCCAAAGCAGCAGAATTCACATGAGAAAGATGCTGGTGTCAATGAGCAATCTAACATTGAGGAGATTAAGGCAAACAAGGATTCTGAGGTGTCAAATTTAACCTCAGTAAATCAGATCTCAAAACCCTTTGTTGCTCCTGTAACTGGGATTTCAATGTCAACTTCATATCACCAATCACAGGCTCCTTTACAGTTTGGAGGTGCTAATCCACAGATTCAATCTCAGGGCATGACAACAACGTCCATCCAAATGCCTATACCGATGCCTTTACCAATTGGTAATGCTACACAAGTGCAACAGCCGGTTTTTATTCCAGGTCTTCAACCTCATCCAATGCATCCTCAAGGGATCATGCATCAAGGCCAAAACATTAGTTATTCTCCTCAAATGGGTAATCAATTAGGCAACATGGGCATTGGCATAGGTTGTCAATATCCACAACAGCAAGGAGGAAAATTTGCTGGTCCTCGGAAAACTACCCATGTAAAGATAACTCATCCTGAGACACATGAAGAGTTAAGACTTGATAAAAGGATGGATGCATACTCAAATGGTGGGTCATCTGGTGTTAGGCCACATCCTATCATACCTTCTCAATCCCAGCCTGTTAAATCTTTTCCGGCTTCTCATCCTATGAACTATTTTTCATCCAACTCGTATAATACAAATTCTCCTTATTATCCACCTAATTCTCTCCCATTAACAAGTGGCCCAATGACTCCTAATTGTCAACCACCAACATTTAATTTTCCTCTGCACCATGGTCCGCAAGGTGTGAGTTTTATGAATTTATCTTCACAAGGTTCCTTGCCTACTAATAAAACTAGCACTCCAACAGGGATTACATCTATGACCATTAAGCCTAATGGTACAACTACTATAGTGGACTCATCCTTGTCGAATTCCTGTATTGCTGATGTTCAAAATGGAGAATCCCCTGGTTCAACAATATCTTCGGAAACTTTTTCAGAAGTTTCTCCACAACGAGCTAAGTTTTCTAGTGATTTTGTCGCAGATGTGTCTAGTAATGAAGGTGGAAGGGAATCTCTCGGTATCTCCAACTCTTTGAAGGACAAAAATCCAGGGAAGAAAGATCAAATATCACAAAATCAG GTTTCTGTACGATCTCCCACAATGGACACTATACTTTCTGGAGTTGTTGATCAAGATATATCTGATGTTGGACTGTCCAATGCTttaggaattaaaaaaaataattctgcAGCAATTACTATTGAAGATCTTCCAAGATCTGATACAACTTCTACTGGTGTTGAAGTGGTGACAAATGGGTCTGTAGAAGCTTCTGCTTATGCTTCAGTGGAAGGATGTGGTGCACAAGCTATTGACAAAGTTCACAATCAGATGCCTGACAAGACATATAAATTAGTTGAAG ATCTGCAGTCCACTGATCTTCCAAAAGCAACACTAAAGCATGTTAAGAATGATTCAGAGAATGTTGATGTTGAGTCAGGTACCAAGGATAGACCAATTATAGAAccaaataagatgaaaaacacATCTAAaggaaagaagaagagaagagagataCTTCAGAAAGCAGATGCTGCTGGGTCAACTTCTGATCTCTATAATGCATACAAGGGACCTGGGGAAAAGAGAGATGTCTTAAGTTCTGAGAACAAGGAAAGTGTTACTACTTCTCTAAGCATGAAACAATTTGATGTTGGTCAGTCTGATATTAAAGCCAGTGAGAAATGTGATCATAATAAAGTTGAGCTTGATGATTGGGAGGATGTTGCTGAGATGTCTACCCCTAAACTGGAGGTTCATGACATATCTCAAAATGTAGGTGACGGACATGGAAgtacaacaaaaaaatattcacgtGATTTCCTTCTGAAATTTGTAGAGCAGTGCATTGATCTTCCTGAAGGTTTTGAAATCACTGCAGACATTGGAGCTTTGATGAATGCCAATGTTGGCGGCTCTCATATTTTTGAGCGTGATTCACATCCTAGTCCTGGAAGAGCTGTAGGTGGGTTGTCTCGGATGGATCGTCGTGGCGATGTGGTTATGGAGGATGATAGATGGAACAAAGTTTCTGGTTCTTTTCGTGGACGCGGTCCAGAAGGCACGGGAGGAAATTCAGGATTTCGATTTGGTCATGGAGGCAACTTTGGTGTTTTAAGGAGCCCTCGTGCACAAACACCTCTACAATATGGTGGAGGGATCCTTTCTGGGCCAATGCAATCTGGGGGAAATCAAGGTGGAAGAAATAACCCTAATGGGGAGAGATGGCAGCGATCTGCTAGCTACCAGCAGAGGGGTTTAATTCCTTCTCCCAACCAAACTCCTTTACAAATAATGCACAAAGCTGAGAATAAGTACGAAGTGGGTAAAGTGACAGATGTGGAAGAGGTAAAACAGAGGCAGTTGAAAGCTATCTTGAACAAACTAACGCCACAAAATTTTGACAAACTCTTTGAACAGGTGAAAGAAGTTAATATTGACAATGCAATCACCCTCATTGGTGTCATCTCACAAATATTTGAGAAAGCTCTTATGGAACCTACCTTTTGTGAAATGTATGCCAACTTTTGTTTACATTTGGCTTCTGAGTTGCCTGATTTTAGTGAGGACaatgaaaaaataacttttaaaaggTTATTATTAAACAAGTGCCAAGAGGAATTTGAGAGGGGTgaaagggaagaagaagaagcaaataAGGCTGATGAGGGTGAGGTTAAGCAGTCTACTGAGGAAAGGGAAGAAAGAAGAGTTAAAGCAAGAAGACGCATGTTGGGAAACATTAGATTGATTGGAGAActatataagaagaaaatgttgaCAGAAAGGATAATGCATGAGTGTATCAAGAAGTTACTGGGTCAATATCAAGATCCAGATGAAGAAAACATTGAAGCTTTGTGCAAGCTAATGAGTACTATTGGGGAGATGATTGACCATCCAAAAGCCAAGGAACATATGGATGCATATTTTGAAAGGATGAAATTATTATCAATCAACATGAATTTATCTTCTAGGGTGAGGTTTATGTTGAAGGATGCCATTGATTTGAGAAAGAATAAATGGCAACAAAGGAGGAAAGTAGAAGGTCCCAAAAAGATTGAGGAGGTACATAGGGATGCTGCTCAGGAAAGGCAATCCCATGGTGGTAGGTCAAATCGTGGTCCTGGTAACAATCAGTCGAGTAGAAGGAATCCCATTGATTTTAGTCCAAGAGTACCATCTTCTAATTCTCAAATGGGTGGGTTATGTGGTCTTCCAACTCAAGCACGTGGGTATGGTGGCTCTCAGGATGCTCAATTTGAGGAACAACAATCTTATGAAGCTAAGACCTTATCAGTTCCTTTGCCTCAAAGATCTTTAGGAGATGATTCTATAACCTTGGTACCTCAAGGTGGTCTTGCTAGGGGAATGTCTATGAGAGGATCAACCACAATTTCCAATCTGCCAATGTCTGATGTGGTTCCTCTGCCTAGAGACCCTCATATAATGACTGCAGGGCTTAATGCTCAGAATAATTCATCAGAGCGCACACAATATAACTCAATGGAGGATCTTGGGTCAAGACATGGTACTAACAGGTCTTTAGGTCCATCTACTCATGATCAATCAATTGCCCCTGAGCATAATGTAAACCATGGTAACAGAAACTTGAGGAGTGTTTCACCTGCTGCTCAATTGCAAGGGTCCATAATCTCTCAGAATGCTTATTCAGATAAGATTTTGTCAGAAGAACAACTGAGAGACATGTCTTTGTCAGCTATAAGAGAATACtacag TGCTAGAGATGAGAATGAACTTGTTTTGTGTGTCAAAGATTTGAACTCTCCAAGCTTCTATCCTTCTATGGTTTCTCTCTGGGTCACAGATTCATTTGAGAGAAAGGATACAGAAAGAGATCTTCTGACCAAACTACTCATCAACCTTGTGAAATCTCAACATCACACCTTGAATCAAGTCCAACTCATCAAAGG GTTTGAATCTGTTCTCTGTACACTGGAGGATGTCGTTAATGATGCCCCTAGAGCAGCTGAGTTTCTTGGCCGAATTTTTGCTAAAATCATAATAGAGAAAGTAGCAACTTTTACTGAGATTGCACAATTAATACATGATGGTGGAGAAGAGCCAGGTAGTCTCTTAGAAATTGGACTTGCAGGTGATGTTCTTGGAAGCACGTTGGAggtaattcaaaatgaaaagggaGACGTGCTTCTGAATGAGATTCTTTCAGGAAGCTctaatttccaattgaaaactTTCCAGCCACCTAATGCTAAAATATCAAGGAAGTtggaaaaatttatttag
- the LOC114165067 gene encoding eukaryotic translation initiation factor 4G-like isoform X1 — MSFNQSKVEKNDVVYRRNGRSSTFNQQRGSYGKAGGDGGGIAPSNNSLSTARSFNKKSNNAQGGQSRLNPSQGNSTESNNASAARIISNGIHLHGAPDGPITKSSESSAGHKSTGIVPKAETASLPPLISDPVLPTSLAKGDDESKAFPFQFGSIVPGVINGMAIPARTSSAPPSFDKQKPDQALDDSDKSVSSDPIPPVPKQQNSHEKDAGVNEQSNIEEIKANKDSEVSNLTSVNQISKPFVAPVTGISMSTSYHQSQAPLQFGGANPQIQSQGMTTTSIQMPIPMPLPIGNATQVQQPVFIPGLQPHPMHPQGIMHQGQNISYSPQMGNQLGNMGIGIGCQYPQQQGGKFAGPRKTTHVKITHPETHEELRLDKRMDAYSNGGSSGVRPHPIIPSQSQPVKSFPASHPMNYFSSNSYNTNSPYYPPNSLPLTSGPMTPNCQPPTFNFPLHHGPQGVSFMNLSSQGSLPTNKTSTPTGITSMTIKPNGTTTIVDSSLSNSCIADVQNGESPGSTISSETFSEVSPQRAKFSSDFVADVSSNEGGRESLGISNSLKDKNPGKKDQISQNQVSVRSPTMDTILSGVVDQDISDVGLSNALGIKKNNSAAITIEDLPRSDTTSTGVEVVTNGSVEASAYASVEGCGAQAIDKVHNQMPDKTYKLVEGNFGSSDLQSTDLPKATLKHVKNDSENVDVESGTKDRPIIEPNKMKNTSKGKKKRREILQKADAAGSTSDLYNAYKGPGEKRDVLSSENKESVTTSLSMKQFDVGQSDIKASEKCDHNKVELDDWEDVAEMSTPKLEVHDISQNVGDGHGSTTKKYSRDFLLKFVEQCIDLPEGFEITADIGALMNANVGGSHIFERDSHPSPGRAVGGLSRMDRRGDVVMEDDRWNKVSGSFRGRGPEGTGGNSGFRFGHGGNFGVLRSPRAQTPLQYGGGILSGPMQSGGNQGGRNNPNGERWQRSASYQQRGLIPSPNQTPLQIMHKAENKYEVGKVTDVEEVKQRQLKAILNKLTPQNFDKLFEQVKEVNIDNAITLIGVISQIFEKALMEPTFCEMYANFCLHLASELPDFSEDNEKITFKRLLLNKCQEEFERGEREEEEANKADEGEVKQSTEEREERRVKARRRMLGNIRLIGELYKKKMLTERIMHECIKKLLGQYQDPDEENIEALCKLMSTIGEMIDHPKAKEHMDAYFERMKLLSINMNLSSRVRFMLKDAIDLRKNKWQQRRKVEGPKKIEEVHRDAAQERQSHGGRSNRGPGNNQSSRRNPIDFSPRVPSSNSQMGGLCGLPTQARGYGGSQDAQFEEQQSYEAKTLSVPLPQRSLGDDSITLVPQGGLARGMSMRGSTTISNLPMSDVVPLPRDPHIMTAGLNAQNNSSERTQYNSMEDLGSRHGTNRSLGPSTHDQSIAPEHNVNHGNRNLRSVSPAAQLQGSIISQNAYSDKILSEEQLRDMSLSAIREYYSARDENELVLCVKDLNSPSFYPSMVSLWVTDSFERKDTERDLLTKLLINLVKSQHHTLNQVQLIKGFESVLCTLEDVVNDAPRAAEFLGRIFAKIIIEKVATFTEIAQLIHDGGEEPGSLLEIGLAGDVLGSTLEVIQNEKGDVLLNEILSGSSNFQLKTFQPPNAKISRKLEKFI, encoded by the exons ATGTCCTTCAATCAATCAAAGGTGGAAAAGAACGACGTCGTTTACAGAAGAAACGGACGATCCTCCACCTTTAACCAGCAAAGAGGTTCCTACGGCAAAGCTGGTGGCGATGGCGGTGGAATCGCGCCGTCAAACAATTCGTTATCCACTGCCCGAAG TTTTAACAAGAAGTCTAATAATGCACAAGGTGGGCAATCTAGGCTAAATCCTTCCCAGGGAAATTCAACGGAGTCAAATAATGCATCTGCTGCCCGGATCATTAGTAATGGTATCCACTTACATG GTGCACCAGATGGACCAATTACAAAGTCATCTGAATCATCAGCTGGGCATAAGAGCACTGGAATTGTTCCAAAGGCTGAAACTGCTTCATTGCCCCCTTTAATTTCTGATCCAGTACTTCCCACAAGCCTTGCTAAGG GAGATGATGAGTCTAAGGCATTCCCCTTTCAATTTGGATCCATTGTTCCTGGTGTCATTAATGGGATGGCA ATTCCTGCTCGTACAAGTTCAGCTCCTCCTAGTTTTGATAAGCAGAAGCCTGATCag GCTCTTGATGACTCTGACAAATCTGTGTCTTCGGATCCAATTCCTCCTGTTCCAAAGCAGCAGAATTCACATGAGAAAGATGCTGGTGTCAATGAGCAATCTAACATTGAGGAGATTAAGGCAAACAAGGATTCTGAGGTGTCAAATTTAACCTCAGTAAATCAGATCTCAAAACCCTTTGTTGCTCCTGTAACTGGGATTTCAATGTCAACTTCATATCACCAATCACAGGCTCCTTTACAGTTTGGAGGTGCTAATCCACAGATTCAATCTCAGGGCATGACAACAACGTCCATCCAAATGCCTATACCGATGCCTTTACCAATTGGTAATGCTACACAAGTGCAACAGCCGGTTTTTATTCCAGGTCTTCAACCTCATCCAATGCATCCTCAAGGGATCATGCATCAAGGCCAAAACATTAGTTATTCTCCTCAAATGGGTAATCAATTAGGCAACATGGGCATTGGCATAGGTTGTCAATATCCACAACAGCAAGGAGGAAAATTTGCTGGTCCTCGGAAAACTACCCATGTAAAGATAACTCATCCTGAGACACATGAAGAGTTAAGACTTGATAAAAGGATGGATGCATACTCAAATGGTGGGTCATCTGGTGTTAGGCCACATCCTATCATACCTTCTCAATCCCAGCCTGTTAAATCTTTTCCGGCTTCTCATCCTATGAACTATTTTTCATCCAACTCGTATAATACAAATTCTCCTTATTATCCACCTAATTCTCTCCCATTAACAAGTGGCCCAATGACTCCTAATTGTCAACCACCAACATTTAATTTTCCTCTGCACCATGGTCCGCAAGGTGTGAGTTTTATGAATTTATCTTCACAAGGTTCCTTGCCTACTAATAAAACTAGCACTCCAACAGGGATTACATCTATGACCATTAAGCCTAATGGTACAACTACTATAGTGGACTCATCCTTGTCGAATTCCTGTATTGCTGATGTTCAAAATGGAGAATCCCCTGGTTCAACAATATCTTCGGAAACTTTTTCAGAAGTTTCTCCACAACGAGCTAAGTTTTCTAGTGATTTTGTCGCAGATGTGTCTAGTAATGAAGGTGGAAGGGAATCTCTCGGTATCTCCAACTCTTTGAAGGACAAAAATCCAGGGAAGAAAGATCAAATATCACAAAATCAG GTTTCTGTACGATCTCCCACAATGGACACTATACTTTCTGGAGTTGTTGATCAAGATATATCTGATGTTGGACTGTCCAATGCTttaggaattaaaaaaaataattctgcAGCAATTACTATTGAAGATCTTCCAAGATCTGATACAACTTCTACTGGTGTTGAAGTGGTGACAAATGGGTCTGTAGAAGCTTCTGCTTATGCTTCAGTGGAAGGATGTGGTGCACAAGCTATTGACAAAGTTCACAATCAGATGCCTGACAAGACATATAAATTAGTTGAAG GAAATTTTGGCTCATCAGATCTGCAGTCCACTGATCTTCCAAAAGCAACACTAAAGCATGTTAAGAATGATTCAGAGAATGTTGATGTTGAGTCAGGTACCAAGGATAGACCAATTATAGAAccaaataagatgaaaaacacATCTAAaggaaagaagaagagaagagagataCTTCAGAAAGCAGATGCTGCTGGGTCAACTTCTGATCTCTATAATGCATACAAGGGACCTGGGGAAAAGAGAGATGTCTTAAGTTCTGAGAACAAGGAAAGTGTTACTACTTCTCTAAGCATGAAACAATTTGATGTTGGTCAGTCTGATATTAAAGCCAGTGAGAAATGTGATCATAATAAAGTTGAGCTTGATGATTGGGAGGATGTTGCTGAGATGTCTACCCCTAAACTGGAGGTTCATGACATATCTCAAAATGTAGGTGACGGACATGGAAgtacaacaaaaaaatattcacgtGATTTCCTTCTGAAATTTGTAGAGCAGTGCATTGATCTTCCTGAAGGTTTTGAAATCACTGCAGACATTGGAGCTTTGATGAATGCCAATGTTGGCGGCTCTCATATTTTTGAGCGTGATTCACATCCTAGTCCTGGAAGAGCTGTAGGTGGGTTGTCTCGGATGGATCGTCGTGGCGATGTGGTTATGGAGGATGATAGATGGAACAAAGTTTCTGGTTCTTTTCGTGGACGCGGTCCAGAAGGCACGGGAGGAAATTCAGGATTTCGATTTGGTCATGGAGGCAACTTTGGTGTTTTAAGGAGCCCTCGTGCACAAACACCTCTACAATATGGTGGAGGGATCCTTTCTGGGCCAATGCAATCTGGGGGAAATCAAGGTGGAAGAAATAACCCTAATGGGGAGAGATGGCAGCGATCTGCTAGCTACCAGCAGAGGGGTTTAATTCCTTCTCCCAACCAAACTCCTTTACAAATAATGCACAAAGCTGAGAATAAGTACGAAGTGGGTAAAGTGACAGATGTGGAAGAGGTAAAACAGAGGCAGTTGAAAGCTATCTTGAACAAACTAACGCCACAAAATTTTGACAAACTCTTTGAACAGGTGAAAGAAGTTAATATTGACAATGCAATCACCCTCATTGGTGTCATCTCACAAATATTTGAGAAAGCTCTTATGGAACCTACCTTTTGTGAAATGTATGCCAACTTTTGTTTACATTTGGCTTCTGAGTTGCCTGATTTTAGTGAGGACaatgaaaaaataacttttaaaaggTTATTATTAAACAAGTGCCAAGAGGAATTTGAGAGGGGTgaaagggaagaagaagaagcaaataAGGCTGATGAGGGTGAGGTTAAGCAGTCTACTGAGGAAAGGGAAGAAAGAAGAGTTAAAGCAAGAAGACGCATGTTGGGAAACATTAGATTGATTGGAGAActatataagaagaaaatgttgaCAGAAAGGATAATGCATGAGTGTATCAAGAAGTTACTGGGTCAATATCAAGATCCAGATGAAGAAAACATTGAAGCTTTGTGCAAGCTAATGAGTACTATTGGGGAGATGATTGACCATCCAAAAGCCAAGGAACATATGGATGCATATTTTGAAAGGATGAAATTATTATCAATCAACATGAATTTATCTTCTAGGGTGAGGTTTATGTTGAAGGATGCCATTGATTTGAGAAAGAATAAATGGCAACAAAGGAGGAAAGTAGAAGGTCCCAAAAAGATTGAGGAGGTACATAGGGATGCTGCTCAGGAAAGGCAATCCCATGGTGGTAGGTCAAATCGTGGTCCTGGTAACAATCAGTCGAGTAGAAGGAATCCCATTGATTTTAGTCCAAGAGTACCATCTTCTAATTCTCAAATGGGTGGGTTATGTGGTCTTCCAACTCAAGCACGTGGGTATGGTGGCTCTCAGGATGCTCAATTTGAGGAACAACAATCTTATGAAGCTAAGACCTTATCAGTTCCTTTGCCTCAAAGATCTTTAGGAGATGATTCTATAACCTTGGTACCTCAAGGTGGTCTTGCTAGGGGAATGTCTATGAGAGGATCAACCACAATTTCCAATCTGCCAATGTCTGATGTGGTTCCTCTGCCTAGAGACCCTCATATAATGACTGCAGGGCTTAATGCTCAGAATAATTCATCAGAGCGCACACAATATAACTCAATGGAGGATCTTGGGTCAAGACATGGTACTAACAGGTCTTTAGGTCCATCTACTCATGATCAATCAATTGCCCCTGAGCATAATGTAAACCATGGTAACAGAAACTTGAGGAGTGTTTCACCTGCTGCTCAATTGCAAGGGTCCATAATCTCTCAGAATGCTTATTCAGATAAGATTTTGTCAGAAGAACAACTGAGAGACATGTCTTTGTCAGCTATAAGAGAATACtacag TGCTAGAGATGAGAATGAACTTGTTTTGTGTGTCAAAGATTTGAACTCTCCAAGCTTCTATCCTTCTATGGTTTCTCTCTGGGTCACAGATTCATTTGAGAGAAAGGATACAGAAAGAGATCTTCTGACCAAACTACTCATCAACCTTGTGAAATCTCAACATCACACCTTGAATCAAGTCCAACTCATCAAAGG GTTTGAATCTGTTCTCTGTACACTGGAGGATGTCGTTAATGATGCCCCTAGAGCAGCTGAGTTTCTTGGCCGAATTTTTGCTAAAATCATAATAGAGAAAGTAGCAACTTTTACTGAGATTGCACAATTAATACATGATGGTGGAGAAGAGCCAGGTAGTCTCTTAGAAATTGGACTTGCAGGTGATGTTCTTGGAAGCACGTTGGAggtaattcaaaatgaaaagggaGACGTGCTTCTGAATGAGATTCTTTCAGGAAGCTctaatttccaattgaaaactTTCCAGCCACCTAATGCTAAAATATCAAGGAAGTtggaaaaatttatttag